The Pyrenophora tritici-repentis strain M4 chromosome 8, whole genome shotgun sequence genome contains a region encoding:
- a CDS encoding ZntA, Cation transport ATPase, which produces MTCSSCVSTITHAVQGDPWVQSVNVNLLTNSATVVFTGKEKCDELIETVEDCGFEVSVDQLEEVQSKWSGTTTLSKQQTARWHASYFIGGMTCSSCVGNVTQALKPHKWIDKVDVNLISNSATVVFKGKQHLPEIKQSIEDVGYTATLNQVTQNGTEATETTDRSVALRIDGMFCNHCPEIITRGLREAFANQDTFCIEDPPMSLQQPILHIRYVPSPPEFTMRSILAVIKSLNTEFSPSIFHPPTLEERARKMLAQERTRILYRLVLCVVVAIPTFVLGIVYMSLVSPKNPTRKYLMGHMWAGNVTRLNWALFILATPIYFLAADTFHRRALKELRSMWRPGSRTPYLHRFTRFGSMNMLISLGTTIAYTASIAELIMAATKISEGSLDDSYFDAVVFLTMFLLVGKFLEAYSKAKTGDAVTSLGKLRPNEAVLVDAENGDIKVVTDFLEIGDTVRVHNGTSPPFDGDIIEGYSNFDESSLTGESRPVKKGEGDTVFSGTVNKGAPVKIRVTTVSGTSMLDQIINAVREGQSHRAPVERVADKITSHFVPFVIAVAIITWLIWLVLGKTGVIPSDWKSKSAGGWELWSLRFAIAVFVIACPCGIGLAAPTALFVGGGLAAKHGILVRGGGEAFQEASSLDCIVFDKTGTLTQGRDPAVTNHKFTGDQKSELVLGIVKSLEQNSNHPIARALSSFCDKTAHETPTAVDVDEIPGKGLKGTFRVDGQEITAIIGNESFMADYHVPILAEDASTLETWKSHGDSVALVALFLRQTQPSSQSSESPDPYESLLIANTEVQHAPNWQLACALSIADPLRPEAPKVISALKARGIDVWMLSGDNLTTANAVGAQIGIPSSNIIAGVLPDQKAEKIRYLQQTLQKHQKAALQIPFLSRWNEGNTGKRATVAMVGDGINDAPALSTADLSIAIGSGSDIALSSSSFILINSRLTTILTLLDLSRVVFRRVYFNFGWALIYNLVAMPIAAGVLYPITTGGKPTKMVHNGLEMSVGMEMEGSGRKHVRLDPVWASLAMALSSVSVVCSSLALRSSVPLLGFKVKDEWDEEFETADGVGSRGGDMPEIV; this is translated from the coding sequence CTCACGCAGTCCAAGGAGATCCATGGGTGCAGTCGGTCAATGTCAATCTCTTGACAAACAGCGCAACAGTCGTCTTCACTGGCAAAGAGAAGTGTGACGAGCTGATTGAGACTGTCGAAGACTGTGGATTCGAGGTCTCAGTGGATCAACTGGAAGAAGTTCAAAGCAAATGGTCCGGAACGACAACATTGTCGAAACAACAAACGGCGAGGTGGCATGCATCATATTTCATCGGCGGCATGACATGCTCCTCTTGCGTTGGCAACGTTACTCAGGCGTTGAAACCCCACAAATGGATCGATAAGGTCGACGTCAACCTCATCTCGAATAGTGCAACTGTCGTATTCAAGGGTAAACAACATTTGCCAGAGATCAAGCAGAGTATTGAAGATGTCGGATACACCGCCACGCTCAACCAGGTCACCCAGAATGGCACTGAGGCCACGGAAACTACCGATCGATCAGTCGCACTCCGTATAGATGGCATGTTCTGTAACCATTGCCCTGAAATCATCACCAGGGGATTACGGGAAGCATTCGCCAACCAGGACACTTTCTGTATTGAGGACCCACCAATGTCACTTCAACAACCCATCTTACATATCCGATACGTGCCATCGCCTCCTGAATTCACAATGCGAAGCATCCTCGCAGTTATCAAAAGTCTCAACACAGAATTCAGCCCTTCGATATTCCATCCTCCTACTCTCGAAGAGCGAGCCCGGAAAATGCTTGCGCAAGAGCGGACACGTATCTTGTACCGCCTTGTACTCTGCGTTGTTGTTGCTATACCCACATTCGTCCTTGGTATCGTCTACATGAGCCTGGTCAGCCCCAAGAATCCTACACGCAAGTATCTCATGGGCCATATGTGGGCTGGCAACGTCACCCGACTCAACTGGGCCCTGTTTATCCTCGCCACACCAATCTACTTCCTCGCTGCGGATACGTTCCACCGCCGCGCACTGAAGGAACTGAGGTCCATGTGGCGACCTGGGAGCCGAACGCCATACTTGCATCGCTTCACGCGATTTGGCAGTATGAACATGCTCATCTCTCTTGGAACAACCATTGCGTATACTGCTTCAATTGCCGAGCTCATCATGGCTGCCACAAAGATATCAGAAGGCTCCCTGGACGACTCCTACTTCGATGCCGTGGTTTTCCTGACCATGTTCTTGCTTGTTGGTAAGTTTCTGGAAGCCTACAGCAAGGCAAAGACTGGTGATGCCGTCACCTCCCTCGGTAAGCTACGTCCGAACGAGGCTGTTTTGGTCGACGCGGAGAACGGCGATATCAAGGTCGTTACCGATTTTCTAGAAATTGGTGATACCGTTCGTGTTCACAACGGTACCTCGCCACCATTCGACGGCGACATCATCGAAGGCTATTCGAATTTCGACGAATCGAGCTTGACAGGTGAATCGCGACCAGTCAAGAAAGGGGAAGGTGACACCGTATTCTCGGGTACTGTAAACAAGGGGGCACCGGTAAAGATCAGGGTTACGACTGTGTCAGGTACGTCAATGCTGGATCAAATCATCAATGCTGTACGAGAAGGACAGTCCCACCGCGCACCGGTCGAAAGAGTTGCAGACAAAATCACCTCGCACTTTGTGCCCTTTGTAATCGCCGTTGCTATTATCACATGGCTTATCTGGCTGGTTCTCGGCAAGACGGGGGTTATTCCCAGCGACTGGAAGAGCAAGAGTGCTGGAGGCTGGGAGCTTTGGTCACTACGCTTTGCTATTGCCGTCTTTGTCATCGCTTGCCCCTGTGGCATCGGACTTGCCGCACCAACTGCACTATTCGTTGGTGGGGGTTTAGCTGCTAAACATGGAATCCTCGTCCGAGGTGGCGGCGAAGCTTTCCAGGAAGCCAGCTCTCTGGATTGCATCGTCTTCGACAAAACCGGCACCTTGACCCAAGGGCGTGACCCTGCAGTAACCAACCACAAGTTTACTGGCGATCAGAAGAGTGAACTTGTACTCGGTATTGTAAAGTCACTTGAGCAGAACAGTAACCATCCCATCGCTCGAGCACTGTCCTCTTTTTGCGACAAGACGGCACATGAGACACCGACTGCGGTTGATGTAGACGAGATACCTGGCAAGGGTCTGAAGGGAACTTTCAGGGTTGATGGTCAGGAGATTACTGCTATTATCGGCAACGAAAGCTTCATGGCTGATTACCATGTCCCCATTCTCGCGGAAGATGCTTCAACGCTTGAGACATGGAAATCACACGGAGACTCTGTTGCATTGGTCGCACTGTTCCTACGACAGACCCAACCATCAAGTCAGTCCTCGGAATCACCCGACCCATATGAGTCACTCTTAATTGCCAACACCGAAGTTCAACATGCACCAAACTGGCAGCTCGCGTGCGCCTTGTCCATAGCCGACCCTCTCCGCCCTGAAGCTCCCAAGGTTATCTCCGCTCTGAAAGCACGTGGTATAGACGTCTGGATGCTCTCCGGTGATAACCTTACTACAGCCAACGCAGTGGGGGCCCAAATCGGCATCCCCTCTTCCAACATCATCGCTGGCGTACTTCCGGACCAGAAAGCAGAGAAGATAAGGTATCTTCAGCAAACACTCCAAAAGCACCAGAAAGCGGCCCTACAGATTCCTTTCTTATCAAGGTGGAATGAGGGCAACACAGGCAAGCGCGCAACCGTAGCCATGGTAGGCGACGGCATCAATGACGCTCCAGCCCTATCCACGGCCGACCTCAGCATAGCCATAGGCTCTGGTTCCGATATTGCCCTCTCTTCATCCTCTTTCATTCTCATAAACTCCCGCCTCACCACTATACTCACTCTCCTCGACCTCTCCCGTGTAGTCTTCCGCCGCGTCTACTTCAACTTTGGATGGGCTCTCATATACAATCTAGTCGCCATGCCTATCGCCGCTGGCGTGTTGTACCCTATCACAACTGGAGGAAAACCAACGAAAATGGTTCACAATGGCTTAGAGATGAGTGTAGGTATGGAAATGGAGGGCTCGGGACGAAAGCATGTCAGACTTGACCCTGTCTGGGCTAGTCTAGCCATGGCATTGAGCAGTGTGAGTGTGGTTTGTAGTTCGTTGGCGCTGAGGAGCAGCGTGCCTCTATTAGGCTTCAAAGTCAAGGATGAGTGGGATGAGGAGTTTGAGACTGCGGATGGAGTAGGAAGCAGGGGTGGGGACATGCCTGAAATTGTGTGA
- a CDS encoding Na+-dependent transporter SNF family: MNRRLKGVGMGPVIVSFLVVQYFTVNLAWIMQYFRYSFTSPLPWENRIDEFYYNDVLQRGNITEGSLSADGNSVASFTVYPSKALLGETVAWSIFVWFLIWISIFRGVGMTGRVVYFTMGLPIVTTIIFVGRALSLPNAREGVDLVWRTWRSDQLASGVVWQTAVGQVFFSTGIGFGYFTSYASYNTKHANAVMDACLICGSNVLFENFAAFAVFGVVGYLRRWPQDGVRLGAFVVGFLTLPEAVLQMPGANFWAVLLFFTLVVLGFSSAFVMLDVVVTLICDSGLVKASRPVVVTALTVLSFLMCLPYCTEFGYYLLDGIDRWVNNVALIFVVWSEVSSATTVYRWRDIVDQTGLPAFIVYNIGFFGGQVFGISLAHGIGRPGAGAGAGIGFYALFAIIAVLLARTPDARAPSFWNCNAFIRRLWFLAFYSGNQLRRDLNVIVGQGKNWKIPAFMPFLLRYLSGPVLAIILSFAFPEFHTLRYDPMMIAGFILSILTIIVILLGLIMPRYYDAFIPVHRRFEGTEPTVAMQTKDELGGRPIADVVTAEQGDSGILRDSSSVQEVNDDKKVKKAGV; encoded by the exons ATGAACCGTCGACTCAAGGGCGTCGGCATGGGCCCTGTTATTGTCAGCTTCCTCGTTGTACAATACTTCACAGTCAACCTCGCGTGGATTATGCAGTACTTTCGTTACAGTTTCACCAGCCCGTTGCCGTGGGAAAACCGCATCGACGAGTTCTACTACAACGATGTGCTGCAGCGCGGTAACATCACCGAGGGGAGCTTGAGTGCAGATGGTAACTCTGTGGCTTCGTTTACTGTGTATCCTAGTAAAGCGCTTCTGGGTGAAACTGTTGCGTGGAGCATCTTTGTCTGGTTCCTCATCTGGATCTCCATCTTTCGGGGCGTGGGTATGACAGGTCGCGTCGTCTACTTTACCATGGGCCTGCCGATTGTCACGACCATCATCTTCGTCGGGAGAGCACTGTCACTTCCAAATGCTCGCGAAGGAGTCGATCTTGTGTGGAGAACTTGGAGGAGCGATCAGTTGGCCTCGGGTGTTGTTTGGCAGACTGCAGTCGGCCAAGTCTTCTTCTCTACTGGTATCGGCTTCGGATACTTCACATCTTATGCCAgttacaacaccaagcatGCCAATGCTGTCATGGATGCTTGCCTCATCTGCGGTAGCAATGTTCTGTTTGAGAACTTTGCGGCCTTTGCTGTCTTTGGGGTTGTCGGGTATCTGCGCCGATGGCCGCAAGATGGTGTTAGACTAGGAGCTTTTGTCGTTGGGTTCTTGACACTACCGGAAGCGGTATTGCAGATGCCAGGAGCAAACTTCTGGGCTGTGCTGCTGTTCTTCACTCTAGTTGTGCTGGGGTTCAGTTCGGCTTTTGTCATGCTTGACGTTGTGGTCACACTGATTTGTGACTCTGGGCTGGTCAAGGCTTCACGACCTGTTGTCGTCACCGCACTTACTGTGCTCTCCTTCTTGAT GTGCCTACCATATTGCACAGAATTCGGCTACTACCTACTGGATGGAATCGACCGTTGGGTAAACAACGTAGCCCTCATTTTTGTCGTCTGGAGCGAAGTTTCCAGCGCAACAACAGTGTACCGATGGAGAGACATTGTGGACCAGACCGGCCTACCCGCCTTCATCGTCTACAACATAGGCTTCTTCGGCGGTCAAGTCTTCGGCATCAGCTTAGCGCACGGTATCGGACGTCCCGGAGCAGGCGCTGGTGCTGGCATCGGCTTCTACGCTCTGTTTGCGATTATAGCAGTTCTGTTGGCGCGAACACCGGATGCACGTGCTCCTTCGTTCTGGAATTGCAATGCTTTCATCCGAAGACTTTGGTTCCTGGCGTTCTACTCG GGTAACCAACTCCGCCGCGACCTCAACGTCATCGTCGGTCAAGGCAAGAACTGGAAAATTCCGGCTTTCATGCCCTTCCTCCTCCGCTACCTCAGTGGACCTGTTTTGGCCATCATTTTGTCTTTCGCCTTTCCGGAGTTCCACACTCTCCGCTATGACCCCATGATGATTGCTGGCTTCATATTGTCCATCCTGACGATCATCGTTATTCTGCTAGGTTTGATAATGCCTCGGTACTACGATGCTTTTATCCCTGTACATCGACGTTTCGAGGGTACGGAACCAACTGTGGCTATGCAAACAAAGGACGAATTGGGTGGAAGACCAATCGCGGATGTGGTGACGGCTGAACAGGGCGACTCGGGTATCCTACGGGATTCGTCGTCTGTGCAAGAGGTAAATGACGATAAGAAGGTTAAGAAGGCGGGTGTATGA
- a CDS encoding Herpes-BLLF1 multi-domain protein, with the protein MKFSLTALALPIVAQAAHFSKSEYVSGAIHQKLMKLKTSQWENDAVEGKQDPRQWKSWKSSKMGAWGGGKDNRVVCEDGLAIVEQGNANQTFRCKNMDLYDFVSHADMGAPEGQGSSSWGWTAPDGREFGIVGQFSGAAFVEVLSDGQIQYLGRLPAQSVGSRWREIRVLNDWVIIGSEAVDHNVQIFDMKKLLNIDPQSPKTFDPKTDLVGLFDDLPIGRTHNVVIDWDNEYILAVGAQPRNQTCKSGLQYIDLSDPSKPTSPGCASQDGYVHDAQCVNYNGPDRRFRGRNICIGYNEDTVTVYDSTTKDGNPASEIISTLSYPGATYCHQGWWTERNWHQYVLLNDELDEQEGVGPGASGRPVTHIIDFTDLRNPKWTGTFYATDNKGIDHNLYIVDGLAYQSNYGNGVWVHDVSSISKDPTGASVSVEGFFDIYPEDDAVGGIVKFVGTWSHFLFPSGFVLVNTIERGAFTVKLASGRGAQPGPGFGGKSVIQGRKQ; encoded by the exons ATGAAGTTCTCCCTTACTGCGTTAGCTCTGCCCATTGTGGCTCAGGCCGCTCACTTTTCTAAGTCAGAATATGTCTCTGGTGCAATTCATCAGAAGCTTATGAAGCTGAAGACG AGTCAATGGGAGAATGACGCAGTTGAAGGCAAGCAAGACCCTCGTCAATGGAAGTCTTGGAAGAGCTCGAAGATGGGAGCTTGGGGAGGTGGAAAGGACAACCGCGTTGTCTGCGAGGATGGTCTAGCTATCGTTGAGCAAGGCAATGCCAATCAGACATTCCGTTGCAAGAAC ATGGACCTTTATGACTTTGTCAGTCACGCCGACATGGGTGCCCCTGAAGGCCAAGGCAGCTCCTCATGGGGTTGGACCGCTCCAGATGGCCGCGAGTTCGGCATCGTAGGCCAGTTTTCCGGTGCTGCATTCGTTGAGGTCCTTTCCGATGGCCAAATCCAATACTTGGGTCGTCTACCAGCACAGAGCGTGGGTTCGAGATGGCGTGAGATTCGTGTCCTCAACGACTGGGTCATCATTGGCTCCGAAGCTGTTGACCACAACGTTCAGA TCTTCGATATGAAGAAGCTCTTGAACATTGACCCCCAGAGCCCCAAGACATTCGACCCGAAAACCGATCTTGTCGGTTTGTTTGACGACCTACCTATTGGCCGCACCCATAACGTGGTCATTGACTGGGACAATGAATACATCCTCGCAGTTGGTGCACAGCCCCGCAACCAGACATGCAAGTCGGGTCTTCAATACATCGACCTTTCCGATCCCAGCAAACCCACATCACCGGGTTGCGCCAGCCAGGACGGATACGTCCACGATGCTCAATGTGTAAATTACAACGGCCCCGACAGGAGATTTCGTGGACGCAACATCTGCATCGGTTACAACGAGGACACCGTCACCGTATACGACTCGACCACTAAAGACGGCAACCCTGCTTCTGAGATCATCTCGACACTTTCTTACCCCGGTGCCACTTACTGCCACCAAGGATGGTGGACTGAGCGCAACTGGCACCAGTACGTCTTGCTCAACGATGAGCTTGACGAGCAAGAGGGTGTCGGCCCAGGTGCTTCCGGCCGCCCTGTCACCCACATTATCGACTTCACCGACCTCCGCAACCCCAAGTGGACTGGTACCTTTTACGCCACCGACAACAAGGGTATCGACCACAACCTCTACATTGTCGACGGCCTCGCCTACCAGAGCAACTACGGAAACGGAGTCTGGGTCCATGACGTCAGCTCCATCAGCAAAGACCCCACTGGCGCAAGTGTTTCCGTAGAGGGCTTCTTCGACATCTATCCAGAGGATGATGCTGTCGGTGGAATTGTTAAGTTTGTGGGTACTTGGTCGCACTTCTTGTTCCCCTCAGGGTTCGTCCTAGTAAACACTATCGAGCGCGGTGCTTTCACGGTCAAGCTTGCTAGCGGTCGTGGAGCTCAGCCTGGCCCGGGCTTTGGTGGAAAATCGGTTATACAGGGCAGGAAGCAATAG
- a CDS encoding Glyco-transf-34 domain containing protein translates to MLLRSARSIPLSLVLLLVFLVFLGFQLSQGPSHEKLPPPPPAPEDKPPVEHKKPRVAVVTFTTQQQSYIHLSMKNKDHYARRHGYDFVADYEAHSSTGNPVYWKFDMVERLIKSKKYDWIWWIDFDTLVTNTAVKLTSIIDEELQKASNPDEVDFIFSHDCNGLNLGSFIARAHDRSLGFFRRALELHDDPQQSYSEQDAMVQLLKEKPYMHRNVVAPQSKLNAYPEEIKCFEDPDGQWKPGYFVIHFAGAWAHVEGEDPTGQLMNQYEDKILWGEWEQFY, encoded by the exons ATGCTCCTTCGATCAGCGAGATCAATCCCGCTGTCGCTTGTACTTCTCCTTGTCTTCCTGGTCTTCTTGGGATTCCAACTCAGTCAGGGACCAAGCCATGAGAAACTTCCTCCGCCACCACCCGCACCCGAGGATAAGCCGCCTGTGGAACACAAGAAGCCACGAGTTGCTGTTGTAACCTTTACTACACAGCAGCAATCCTACATTCACCTTTCGATGAAAAACAAAGATC ACTACGCGCGCAGGCATGGCTATGACTTCGTTGCCGACTATGAAGCGCACTCTTCGACGGGAAATCCTGTTTACTGGAAGTTTGACATGGTTGAGAGGCTCATCAAATCCAAGAAATACGACTGGATATGGTGGATAGACTTCGACACGCTCGTCACTAACACGGCAGTCAAACTCACCTCTATCATTGACGAGGAGCTGCAGAAGGCGAGTAATCCAGATGAGGTCGACTTCATATTCTCACACGACTGCAATGGCCTAAATTTAGGCTCCTTTATCGCCCGCGCGCATGACCGATCCCTCGGGTTCTTCCGCCGTGCACTTGAACTACACGATGACCCCCAGCAGAGTTACAGCGAGCAGGACGCCATGGTTCAGCTCTTGAAAGAGAAGCCATATATGCACCGAAACGTCGTGGCGCCACAATCGAAATTGAATGCCTACCCCGAGGAGATAAAGTGCTTCGAGGATCCGGATGGCCAATGGAAGCCAGGCTACTTCGTCATTCATTTTGCAGGAGCTTGGGCACATGTTGAGGGCGAAGATCCAACCGGCCAGCTCATGAACCAGTACGAGGACAAGATACTTTGGGGTGAATGGGAGCAGTTCTATTGA
- a CDS encoding Thioredoxin domain-containing protein, producing the protein MVRSSTLFAAAAALALNAHAESMYPKNSAVIQITGMDYDRVIAKSNYTSIVEFYAPWCGHCKNLKPAYEAAAKSLNGIAKVAAVNCDEEMNKPFCGQMGVQGFPTLKLVRPSKKPGKPTVEDYQGPRTAKGIVDAVKDKVPNMVKRVNDKNLDEWLQENKDTAKAILFSEKGIVSATMRALAIDFAGLISVAQVKKSEKAAVEKYGITEFPTLILIPAGSDTPIKHEGKADKESMVKFLSQVAPPNPDCPPPKAKKSKPKKDTKKESKSSSKFAKASASHKSADKSSAAASATDETVEEPVVPTESPDPNVKDETTSEPIVLPEEELKPTIPLLSESAELQSTCLNEQSKTCILALLPKDEASEAATTAVASLASIHKKYDASGSHLFPFFSVPSTNPLAASLLTELSLGSADQVHLIATNGKRAWYKKYSGSAFGLEDVEQWVDSIRMGEGKKEKLPDLLLVAAEKPEVKQEKAADPEQVKINVEEVKDDASPEHSEL; encoded by the exons ATGGTTCGCTCTTCGACCCTCTTCGCCGCCGCGGCCGCGCTGGCCCTCAATGCACACGCCGAGAGCATGTATCCCAAGAACAGTGCCGTCATTCAGATCACTGGCATGGACTATGATCGCGTTATTGCAAAGTCAAACTACACCTCGATTGTAGA ATTCTATGCGCCATGGTGTGGTCACTGCAAGAACCTTAAGCCCGCCTACGAAGCCGCCGCCAAATCTCTCAACGGTATCGCCAAGGTTGCTGCAGTGAActgcgatgaggagatgAACAAACCCTTCTGTGGGCAGATGGGTGTTCAGGGTTTCCCTACCCTCAAGCTCGTCCGACCTAGCAAGAAGCCAGGCAAGCCTACAGTTGAGGACTATCAGGGCCCACGTACCGCCAAGGGCATTGTGGACGCTGTCAAGGACAAGGTGCCCAACATGGTCAAGAGAGTCAACGACAAGAACCTGGATGAGTGGCTGCAGGAGAACAAGGACACCGCCAAGGCTATCCTGTTCAGTGAAAAGGGCATCGTCAGCGCTACAATGAGAGCACTAGCGATTGATTTCGCTGGGCTCATCTCTGTCGCCCAAGTCAAGAAGTCGGAGAAGGCAGCAGTTGAAAAGTACGGCATCACCGAATTCCCAACCCTGATCCTTATTCCCGCCGGCTCAGACACACCCATCAAGCATGAGGGCAAGGCCGACAAGGAATCCATGGTCAAGTTCCTTTCCCAAGTCGCTCCACCAAACCCCGACTGTCCGCCCCCGAAGGCAAAGAAATCCAAGCCGAAAAAGGATACCAAGAAGGAGTCCAAGTCCTCAAGCAAGTTCGCCAAGGCCTCTGCTTCCCACAAGTCAGCAGACAAGTCTTCAGCCGCCGCATCAGCCACTGATGAGACTGTCGAGGAGCCTGTCGTTCCTACCGAATCGCCTGACCCGAACGTCAAAGACGAGACCACGTCTGAGCCGATTGTCCTTCCCGAAGAGGAACTCAAGCCTACCATACCTCTTCTTTCCGAATCGGCCGAACTCCAGTCTACGTGCTTGAATGAGCAGAGCAAGACTTGCATCTTGGCCCTCTTGCCCAAGGACGAAGCCTCGGAAGCTGCCACCACTGCTGTCGCATCTCTCGCCTCCATCCACAAGAAGTACGATGCTTCGGGCAGTCATCTATTCCCCTTCTTCAGTGTTCCATCGACAAATCCTCTTGCAGCAAGCCTGCTCACAGAACTGAGTCTTGGAAGTGCAGACCAGGTTCACCTGATTGCCACCAACGGCAAGCGAGCTTGGTACAAGAAGTACTCCGGCAGCGCCTTTGGCCTCGAGGATGTCGAGCAATGGGTCGATTCTATTCGCATGGGTGAGGGTAAGAAGGAGAAGCTACCTGATTTGCTTCTAGTCGCTGCCGAAAAGCCTGAGGTTAAGCAGGAGAAGGCTGCGGACCCCGAGCAGGTCAAGATCAATGTTGAGGAAGTCAAGGATGACGCTTCGCCCGAACACAGTGAGCTATAG